A region of Bos javanicus breed banteng chromosome 17, ARS-OSU_banteng_1.0, whole genome shotgun sequence DNA encodes the following proteins:
- the MRPL40 gene encoding large ribosomal subunit protein mL40 isoform X2: protein MEPPPPPALRPPPAPRPQRRRAIAGPRPPPPPPQPPPALGRRRRRHSRIPCAAPPPAAPGQRRKSRRAPAKRPRRETAPRVLGPRGSRAGRPAGRRRVGLLGARPTQMGDARRRASLLSFWGLVPTRAEPLRKKKKVDPKKDQAAKERLKKRIRRLEKATQELIPIEDFITPVKLLNQARQRPPVELPFEESERRALLLKKWSLYKQREHELERAAIASLLEAQREALQELELTAPELHAEATKRDPSLFPFERQGPDYTPPIANYQPPEGRYQDITKVYTQVEFKR, encoded by the exons atggagccgccgccgccgcccgccctcCGGCCGCCGCCCGCCCCGCGCCCTCAGCGCCGCCGCGCCATCGCCGgcccgcgcccgccgccgccaccgccacaGCCGCCCCCCGCgctcggccgccgccgccgccgccacagcCGCATCCCCTGCGCCGCTCCTCCTCCGGCGGCTCCCGGGCAACGCCGGAAGTCACGACGCGCACCTGCCAAACGGCCCCGGCGGGAAACCGCTCCCCGCGTGCTCGGGCCGCGCGGCTCCCGGGCCGGCCGGCCGGCCGGGCGGCGCCGCGTCGG GCTCCTGGGGGCGCGGCCGACGCAGATGGGGGACGCGCGGCGGCGGGCCTCCCTGCTGTCCTTCTGGGGACTCGTGCCCACGAG AGCAGAGCCTCTGCGGAAGAAGAAGAAGGTGGACCCCAAGAAAGACCAGGCAGCGAAGGAGCGCTTGAAAAAAAGGATCCGGCGACTGGAGAAGGCGACCCAGGAGCTGATTCCCATTGAGGATTTTATCACCCCGGTCAAGCTCTTGAATCAAGCGAG GCAGCGGCCGCCGGTGGAGCTCCCCTTTGAGGAGAGCGAACGGAGAGCCCTGCTCCTGAAGAAGTGGTCGCTGTACAAGCAGCGCGAGCATGAGCTGGAGAGGGCCGCCATCGCATCCCTGCTTGAGGCCCAGCGGGAAGCTCTGCAGGAGCTGGAGCTCACGGCCCCGGAGCTCCATGCTGAGGCCACCAAGCGGGACCCGAGTCTGTTTCCTTTCGAGAGACAAGGGCCAGACTACACACCGCCCATCGCCAACTACCAGCCCCCAGAAGGCAGGTACCAAGACATCACCAAGGTGTACACACAGGTGGAGTTCAAGAGGTAG
- the MRPL40 gene encoding large ribosomal subunit protein mL40 isoform X1 has protein sequence MPGSPGARGLSGSRAPPASPRSARPSRGAGRAAPAGRGHRAARGARRRPRGGAASGAGPGAAAAGTPGREAARRPDRRAAHCAGRTAEGRAPGSGGRRPGGMAAAALGAAWRALRPASGLLGARPTQMGDARRRASLLSFWGLVPTRAEPLRKKKKVDPKKDQAAKERLKKRIRRLEKATQELIPIEDFITPVKLLNQARQRPPVELPFEESERRALLLKKWSLYKQREHELERAAIASLLEAQREALQELELTAPELHAEATKRDPSLFPFERQGPDYTPPIANYQPPEGRYQDITKVYTQVEFKR, from the exons ATGCCCGGCTCGCCTGGCGCGCGAGGGCTTTCGGGCTCCCGGGCGCCGCCGGCCTCGCCGCGCTCGGCACGGCCCTCGCGGGGCGCAGGCCGGGCGGCCCCCGCGGGAAGGGGCCACCGAGCGGCGCGAGGTGCGAGGCGCCGGCCGCGGGGCGGGGCCGCGTcgggggcggggccaggcgcGGCGGCGGCCGGAACGCCGGGCCGCGAGGCTGCGCGGCGGCCGGACCGGAGAGCGGCGCACTGCGCGGGTCGGACGGCCGAGGGGCGCGCGCCCGGAAGCGGCGGCCGGCGACCCGGGGGCATGGCGGCCGCGGCGCTGGGGGCGGCCTGGCGCGCGCTGCGCCCCGCGAGCGG GCTCCTGGGGGCGCGGCCGACGCAGATGGGGGACGCGCGGCGGCGGGCCTCCCTGCTGTCCTTCTGGGGACTCGTGCCCACGAG AGCAGAGCCTCTGCGGAAGAAGAAGAAGGTGGACCCCAAGAAAGACCAGGCAGCGAAGGAGCGCTTGAAAAAAAGGATCCGGCGACTGGAGAAGGCGACCCAGGAGCTGATTCCCATTGAGGATTTTATCACCCCGGTCAAGCTCTTGAATCAAGCGAG GCAGCGGCCGCCGGTGGAGCTCCCCTTTGAGGAGAGCGAACGGAGAGCCCTGCTCCTGAAGAAGTGGTCGCTGTACAAGCAGCGCGAGCATGAGCTGGAGAGGGCCGCCATCGCATCCCTGCTTGAGGCCCAGCGGGAAGCTCTGCAGGAGCTGGAGCTCACGGCCCCGGAGCTCCATGCTGAGGCCACCAAGCGGGACCCGAGTCTGTTTCCTTTCGAGAGACAAGGGCCAGACTACACACCGCCCATCGCCAACTACCAGCCCCCAGAAGGCAGGTACCAAGACATCACCAAGGTGTACACACAGGTGGAGTTCAAGAGGTAG
- the C17H22orf39 gene encoding UPF0545 protein C22orf39 homolog isoform X1: MDEPCPRLSTASPVTPPPDAHPQDLLAPQAARPPPRFLPGRPRESPCPRRDTGGTAAAAGLTARHWFPGALIHFSDGISEVTKRRLREETAPPTPASVPPTASFGPRPQLLLATNPDVPFTGASQGGGRGASGKISPLIGPSARQSCGAGLRRWVRRFLNMAEGEGWRPPRPCEAYRAEWELCRSAGHFLRHYYVHGERPACGQWRRDLASCREWEERRSAEAQTIQPMEFSSPEYWSGEPFCSPGDLPNPGIEPRSPALQADSLPPGPEGKPRVAGAGPNAVTGILTRNQGMERPHGDTK; this comes from the exons ATGGACGAGCCTTGTCCCCGCCTCAGCACAGCCTCACCCGTAACGCCGCCTCCGGACGCCCACCCGCAGGACCTGCTGGCTCCCCAGGCCGCACGGCCTCCGCCCCGCTTCCTGCCTGGACGCCCTCGGGAGTCACCCTGCCCTCGAAGGGACACGGGAGGGACAGCCGCAGCCGCAGGCTTGACCGCACGGCACTGGTTCCCGGGTGCGCTGATCCATTTCAGTGACGGGATCTCCGAGGTGACGAAAAGAAGGCTGCGGGAAGAGACTGCCCCGCCCACACCGGCCTCGGTCCCGCCCACCGCGAGTTTCGGTCCCCGCCCCCAGCTGTTATTGGCTACCAACCCGGATGTCCCGTTCACTGGCGCATCTCAAGGAGGTGGGCGAGGAGCTTCTGGCAAAATCTCGCCGCTCATTGGTCCCTCTGCCCGTCAGTCATGCGGCGCGGGCCTCAGGAGGTGGGTCCGGCGGTTCCTGAACATGGCGGAAGGCGAAGGCTGGCGG CCGCCGCGCCCGTGCGAGGCCTACCGCGCCGAGTGGGAGCTTTGCCGCAGCGCCGGGCACTTCCTGCGCCACTACTACGTCCACGGCGAGCGGCCGGCCTGCGGGCAGTGGCGGCGCGACCTGGCCAGCTGCCGCGAGTGGGAGGAGCGCCGCAGCGCCGAAGCCCAG actatacagcccatggaattctccagcccagaatactggagtggggagccgttctgttctccaggggatcttcccaacccagggatcgaacccaggtctcctgcattgcaggcagattctttaccacctgggccaGAGGGGAAGCCCAGGGTCGCGGGGGCAGGCCCTAACGCAGTGACCGGCATCCTTACAAGAAATCAAGGCATGGAACGACCACACGGGGACACAAAATGA
- the C17H22orf39 gene encoding UPF0545 protein C22orf39 homolog isoform X3, which translates to MDEPCPRLSTASPVTPPPDAHPQDLLAPQAARPPPRFLPGRPRESPCPRRDTGGTAAAAGLTARHWFPGALIHFSDGISEVTKRRLREETAPPTPASVPPTASFGPRPQLLLATNPDVPFTGASQGGGRGASGKISPLIGPSARQSCGAGLRRWVRRFLNMAEGEGWRPPRPCEAYRAEWELCRSAGHFLRHYYVHGERPACGQWRRDLASCREWEERRSAEAQADSLPPGPEGKPRVAGAGPNAVTGILTRNQGMERPHGDTK; encoded by the exons ATGGACGAGCCTTGTCCCCGCCTCAGCACAGCCTCACCCGTAACGCCGCCTCCGGACGCCCACCCGCAGGACCTGCTGGCTCCCCAGGCCGCACGGCCTCCGCCCCGCTTCCTGCCTGGACGCCCTCGGGAGTCACCCTGCCCTCGAAGGGACACGGGAGGGACAGCCGCAGCCGCAGGCTTGACCGCACGGCACTGGTTCCCGGGTGCGCTGATCCATTTCAGTGACGGGATCTCCGAGGTGACGAAAAGAAGGCTGCGGGAAGAGACTGCCCCGCCCACACCGGCCTCGGTCCCGCCCACCGCGAGTTTCGGTCCCCGCCCCCAGCTGTTATTGGCTACCAACCCGGATGTCCCGTTCACTGGCGCATCTCAAGGAGGTGGGCGAGGAGCTTCTGGCAAAATCTCGCCGCTCATTGGTCCCTCTGCCCGTCAGTCATGCGGCGCGGGCCTCAGGAGGTGGGTCCGGCGGTTCCTGAACATGGCGGAAGGCGAAGGCTGGCGG CCGCCGCGCCCGTGCGAGGCCTACCGCGCCGAGTGGGAGCTTTGCCGCAGCGCCGGGCACTTCCTGCGCCACTACTACGTCCACGGCGAGCGGCCGGCCTGCGGGCAGTGGCGGCGCGACCTGGCCAGCTGCCGCGAGTGGGAGGAGCGCCGCAGCGCCGAAGCCCAG gcagattctttaccacctgggccaGAGGGGAAGCCCAGGGTCGCGGGGGCAGGCCCTAACGCAGTGACCGGCATCCTTACAAGAAATCAAGGCATGGAACGACCACACGGGGACACAAAATGA
- the C17H22orf39 gene encoding UPF0545 protein C22orf39 homolog isoform X2: protein MDEPCPRLSTASPVTPPPDAHPQDLLAPQAARPPPRFLPGRPRESPCPRRDTGGTAAAAGLTARHWFPGALIHFSDGISEVTKRRLREETAPPTPASVPPTASFGPRPQLLLATNPDVPFTGASQGGGRGASGKISPLIGPSARQSCGAGLRRWVRRFLNMAEGEGWRPPRPCEAYRAEWELCRSAGHFLRHYYVHGERPACGQWRRDLASCREWEERRSAEAQRSLCESERARVRAARKHGLVWAPRQSPPEDWHLPLPEDKDG, encoded by the exons ATGGACGAGCCTTGTCCCCGCCTCAGCACAGCCTCACCCGTAACGCCGCCTCCGGACGCCCACCCGCAGGACCTGCTGGCTCCCCAGGCCGCACGGCCTCCGCCCCGCTTCCTGCCTGGACGCCCTCGGGAGTCACCCTGCCCTCGAAGGGACACGGGAGGGACAGCCGCAGCCGCAGGCTTGACCGCACGGCACTGGTTCCCGGGTGCGCTGATCCATTTCAGTGACGGGATCTCCGAGGTGACGAAAAGAAGGCTGCGGGAAGAGACTGCCCCGCCCACACCGGCCTCGGTCCCGCCCACCGCGAGTTTCGGTCCCCGCCCCCAGCTGTTATTGGCTACCAACCCGGATGTCCCGTTCACTGGCGCATCTCAAGGAGGTGGGCGAGGAGCTTCTGGCAAAATCTCGCCGCTCATTGGTCCCTCTGCCCGTCAGTCATGCGGCGCGGGCCTCAGGAGGTGGGTCCGGCGGTTCCTGAACATGGCGGAAGGCGAAGGCTGGCGG CCGCCGCGCCCGTGCGAGGCCTACCGCGCCGAGTGGGAGCTTTGCCGCAGCGCCGGGCACTTCCTGCGCCACTACTACGTCCACGGCGAGCGGCCGGCCTGCGGGCAGTGGCGGCGCGACCTGGCCAGCTGCCGCGAGTGGGAGGAGCGCCGCAGCGCCGAAGCCCAG CGGTCCCTGTGTGAGAGCGAGCGGGCCAGAGTTCGGGCTGCACGTAAGCACGGCCTGGTGTGGGCACCCAGGCAGAGCCCCCCAGAAGACTGGCACCTCCCTCTGCCTGAGGACAAGGACGGGTGA